The following proteins are encoded in a genomic region of Toxotes jaculatrix isolate fToxJac2 chromosome 3, fToxJac2.pri, whole genome shotgun sequence:
- the camk1ga gene encoding calcium/calmodulin-dependent protein kinase IGa, with product MGRKEIICSWKKNTSNIKEIFDFKGKMGSGSFSEVFMVREKKTGKLYALKCLKKKHLAHSNLENEINVLRRIKHENVVGLEDFYESRTHYYLVMQLVSGGELFDRILDKGVYTEKDASTVIKQVLQAVSYLHENSIVHRDLKPENLLYYNTDENAKIMVSDFGLSKTLEHGVMSTACGTPGYVAPEVLAQKPYSKAVDCWSIGVITYILLCGYPPFFEENETRLFSKIMRAEYAFHSPFWDDISESAKEFIRNMMEKNPTKRFTTEQALRHPWIAGDTAKDLDIYQSVCEQMERNFAKSKWKQAFNAASVIHHMKKLQMSHSEPSPPPLSIPNITVQSSSQNDLVALRPCHDEAEALDPNGNPVCAASHLSCSSPDLGRGLCPPLRASHSEPGHALTVQESRGAHSFHSETDAPFRPSKSMDAVAQRKDQPFQSGVCSIM from the exons GGGGTCTTTTTCAGAGGTCTTCAtggtgagagaaaagaaaacggGCAAACTGTATGCCCTGAAATGTCTGAAGAAAAAGCACCTGGCTCACAGCAACCTGGAAAACGAAATCAATGTCCTAAGAAG GATAAAGCATGAGAATGTGGTGGGACTGGAGGATTTCTACGAGAGTCGGACACACTATTACCTGGTCATGCAACT agtgtcaGGTGGTGAGCTGTTTGATCGCATTTTAGACAAAGGGGTTTACACCGAAAAGGACGCTAGCACAGTGATCAAACAGGTCCTGCAGGCTGTCAGCTACCTGCACGAAAACAGCATAGTACACAGGGACCTTAAG cCTGAGAACCTGCTGTACTATAACACAGATGAGAATGCTAAGATCATGGTCAGTGACTTTGGTCTGTCTAAGACGTTGGAGCATGGTGTGATGTCCACAGCCTGTGGTACACCAGGATATGTTG CCCCTGAGGTTTTGGCCCAGAAACCCTACAGCAAAGCAGTGGACTGCTGGTCCATTGGAGTTATCACTTACATCCT gctCTGCGGCTACCCTCCATTCTTTGAAGAGAACGAGACTCGTCTGTTTTCAAAGATCATGAGAGCTGAGTATGCCTTTCACTCACCATTCTGGGACGACATCTCCGAGTCAG CTAAAGAATTTATCAGGAATATGATGGAGAAAAACCCCACGAAACGCTTCACCACCGAGCAGGCGCTCAGACACCCCTG GATTGCTGGAGACACAGCTAAAGACTTGGACAtttatcagtctgtctgtgaacagatggagagaaattTTGCCAAATCCAAATGGAAG CAAGCCTTCAACGCAGCCTCAGTAATCCATCACATGAAGAAACTGCAGATGTCCCACAGTGagccctcccctccacccctctccATTCCCAACATCACAGTACAGTCCTCCTCCCAGAATGATCTGGTGGCACTGAGGCCCTGCCACGACGAAGCAGAGGCCCTTGACCCCAACGGGAATCCCGTTTGTGCTGCCAGCCATCTGTCCTGCAGCAGTCCTGATTTGGGCAGAGGTCTCTGTCCACCCCTGAGAGCCAGTCACAGTGAGCCCGGCCACGCCCTCACCGTCCAGGAGTCAAGAGGAGCCCATAGCTTTCATTCAGAGACCGATGCGCCTTTCAGGCCATCCAAGAG CATGGATGCAGTGGCTCAGAGGAAGGACCAGCCGTTCCAGTCCGGAGTTTGTTCCatcatgtga